The proteins below are encoded in one region of Phaseolus vulgaris cultivar G19833 chromosome 1, P. vulgaris v2.0, whole genome shotgun sequence:
- the LOC137816545 gene encoding QWRF motif-containing protein 2-like has product MVAAISTPLNPKRAQTPTPRRTPLLPSESDNALAPPRRPKAREVTSRYMSSSSSSSSSVSSPPRRCHSPLVVTRTVNSTKQTPTPALKRCQSAERRRQGTPRPTLTDAPAAQKVLFTSTRSLSVSFQGESFPIQVRTTKPPPSQSLRKSTPERRKVSTTPTPVRNGNSDHAENARSGLDRHRWPAKSLPRPQQVNCANRSLECVDSAGRKQTDAPENLVRSLQNLMEDVLPYHDAMLKSESNKINGSEFRPEPELEPVASDTESVTSGSSSGDGIRRSRGIVVPPRFWQEHNNRLRRQTETPSSRNGVIANKGTLSTAHSPRLLVQKKSVLDSAVSSPRGVVNSRVLQGSPIRSAVRPASPSKLATPSVWSPSRGVSPSRAHNGVAGCMSSRFGSEPSVLSFAVDVSRGKVGENRIADAHLLRLFHNRLLQWRFVNARADAALSAQTFNAEESLKAAWVAMSKMRESVRAKKTEFQLLKQQFKLINILKDQMLYLEDWATLDRVYSSSLSGATEALKASTLRLPVVGGAKTDLLNLKDAICSAMDVMQAMASSICLLSPKVGQLNSLVVDVANLSAKERVLLEECEDLLSVITTLQVRECSLRTHVAQLKCQPRSTAVKITSK; this is encoded by the exons aTGGTGGCTGCGATTTCTACGCCGTTAAACCCCAAACGAGCGCAGACTCCAACTCCAAGGAGAACTCCTCTGTTGCCTTCTGAATCGGACAATGCACTCGCTCCTCCACGAAGGCCTAAAGCACGAGAAGTTACTTCTCGCTACATGTCGTCTTCTTCGTCTTCGTCGTCCTCCGTTTCGTCTCCTCCACGACGATGCCATTCGCCGCTGGTGGTGACAAGGACGGTCAATTCTACAAAGCAAACACCAACGCCGGCGTTGAAGCGCTGTCAGTCGGCGGAGCGCCGGCGACAAGGCACTCCTCGGCCTACTCTCACGGACGCTCCGGCGGCTCAGAAAGTGCTCTTCACTTCCACCAGGAGCTTGTCTGTTTCGTTCCAGGGCGAGTCGTTCCCGATCCAGGTTAGGACGACGAAACCGCCGCCTTCACAGAGTTTGCGGAAGAGCACGCCGGAGAGGAGGAAGGTTTCAACGACGCCGACGCCGGTGAGAAACGGCAATTCGGATCATGCAGAGAATGCCAGGTCGGGGCTAGATCGGCACCGGTGGCCTGCAAAATCACTACCGCGGCCACAACAAGTCAATTGCGCGAACCGCAGCTTGGAATGTGTTGATTCCGCAGGGAGAAAGCAAACGGACGCGCCGGAGAACCTTGTTAGGTCGTTGCAGAATCTGATGGAAGATGTTCTACCTTATCACGACGCGATGTTGAAATCGGAGAGTAACAAAATTAACGGATCTGAGTTTCGGCCTGAACCTGAGCTTGAGCCTGTTGCTTCTGATACCGAAAGTGTAACCTCTGGAAGTTCCTCTGGAGATGGAATTCGACGTTCACGAGGGATCGTGGTGCCGCCGAGGTTCTGGCAAGAGCATAATAACCGTTTAAGGCGCCAAACAGAGACTCCGTCTTCTAGAAACGGCGTAATTGCGAATAAAGGAACTCTATCTACTGCTCATAGTCCTAGGCTTTTAGTGCAGAAGAAATCAGTGTTGGATTCTGCTGTTTCATCGCCACGTGGAGTTGTGAATAGCCGTGTTCTTCAAGGTTCTCCTATTCGATCCGCGGTTCGTCCTGCTTCTCCGAGTAAACTAGCGACGCCTTCTGTGTGGTCTCCTTCGAGAGGAGTGAGTCCGTCACGTGCACATAACGGCGTCGCTGGTTGCATGAGCAGTAGGTTCGGAAGTGAACCTTCTGTTCTGAGTTTCGCGGTTGATGTTTCCAGGGGCAAGGTAGGGGAGAATCGGATTGCGGATGCGCATTTATTGAGACTCTTTCATAACAGGCTCCTCCAGTGGCGTTTTGTTAACGCCAGAGCCGATGCTGCTCTCTCTGCGCAGACATTCAATGCagag GAAAGCCTCAAAGCTGCATGGGTAGCTATGTCAAAAATGCGAGAATCTGTTAGAGCCAAAAAAACAGAGTTTCAGTTGCTGAAGCAACAGTTTAAACTGATAAACATCCTGAAGGATCAA ATGTTGTATTTGGAAGATTGGGCTACTTTGGATCGGGTTTACTCTAGTTCACTTTCAGGAGCTACTGAAGCCCTAAAGGCTAGCACTCTTCGTCTTCCTGTTGTTGGTGGGGCCAAG ACAGATTTGCTAAATTTGAAGGATGCAATCTGTTCAGCAATGGATGTCATGCAGGCAATGGCATCTTCCATATGCCTATTGTCACCGAAG GTTGGACAATTAAATTCGCTGGTTGTCGATGTTGCCAACTTAAGTGCGAAGGAGCGTGTTTTGCTTGAAGAGTGCGAAGACCTTTTATCAGTAATTACAACCTTGCAg GTTAGAGAATGTAGCCTGAGAACGCATGTTGCTCAACTGAAATGTCAACCTAGAAGCACTGCAGTAAAAATAACAAGCAAATAA
- the LOC137816542 gene encoding uncharacterized protein: MKVSGLFALLLVVGATVMFYNVLGPTGTSAIPDLVETNHGDKAKRIAVSRKLKENGIESGNMGQVSLTDYGAVDPVPNSSKAIQSGPIEYGSPLNPYIPKLSPPDHPKPGDSN, encoded by the exons ATGAAGGTTTCTGGGCTCTTTGCTTTGCTCTTGGTGGTTGGAGCAACTGTGATGTTCTATAACGTCTTAGGTCCCACTGGGACCTCTGCGATACCTG ATTTGGTTGAAACCAACCATGGTGATAAAGCCAAACGGATTGCAGTAAGCAGGAAACTGAAG GAAAATGGGATTGAAAGTGGCAACATGGGTCAAGTTTCTCTGACTGATTATGGTGCTGTTGATCCAGTGCCAAATTCATCAAAGGCCATACAATCTGGACCCATTGAGTATGGAAGCCCTCTGAATCCATACATCCCAAAACTTTCACCTCCTGATCATCCCAAACCTGGAGATTCTAACTAA
- the LOC137816543 gene encoding uncharacterized protein: protein MKVSGFFALLLVVGATVMFFNILVPTSASWASDLFKTNFGDKATLTAGSRKLKENGNNIKRGINNHGDLGEVTLTDYNPIDPPPSSSTKASLYPGPIEHGSPLNPYIPKPSPPDPPKPGDSD from the exons ATGAAGGTTTCTGGCTTCTTTGCTTTGCTCTTGGTGGTTGGAGCAACTGTGATGTTCTTTAACATCTTAGTTCCTACTAGTGCATCTTGGGCATCTG ATTTGTTCAAGACCAACTTTGGAGATAAAGCCACACTCACTGCAGGAAGCAGGAAACTGAAG GAAAATGGAAACAATATTAAAAGGGGCATTAACAACCATGGTGATCTGGGTGAAGTGACTCTGACGGATTACAATCCCATTGATCCACCTCCAAGTTCTTCAACAAAGGCCTCTTTATATCCTGGGCCTATAGAGCATGGAAGCCCTCTGAATCCATACATCCCAAAACCTTCACCTCCTGATCCTCCTAAACCTGGAGATTCTGACTAA